One region of Quercus lobata isolate SW786 chromosome 2, ValleyOak3.0 Primary Assembly, whole genome shotgun sequence genomic DNA includes:
- the LOC115974645 gene encoding probable serine/threonine-protein kinase PBL21 isoform X1, giving the protein MSCFSCINPRRKGVRRVETENAPRSTSGHSADSSVSGKGRRDSNHNENGKGKEGLNDRKCGNPKSSAARSFTFRELAAATKGFKEVNLIGEGGFGRVYKGKLEANQVVAIKQLNHDGLQGFQEFIVEVLMLSLLHHSNLVTLIGYCTDGDQRLLVYEYMSMGSLEDHLFDMDPGKDPLSWNTRIKIAVGAARGLEYLHNKASPPVIYRDLKSANILLDNDYNPKLSDFGLAKLGPVGDHTHVSTRVMGTYGYCAPEYAMSGKLTLKSDIYSFGVVLLELITGRRAIDATKKPGEQNLVTWSRQFLKDRRKFVQLVDPLLQGRFPLRCLHHAVAITAMCIQEQPTFRPLIGDIVVALEYLAAQSNTSELHNGRVRSPTVQSPTKPQSDVSWESDCRTSSTSA; this is encoded by the exons ATGAGTTGCTTTTCTTGCATTAACCCACGAAGGAAAGGTGTGCGCAGGGTCGAAACTGAGAATGCCCCACGATCTACTTCTGGTCATTCTGCTGATTCCTCAG TTAGTGGAAAGGGAAGGAGGGACTCTAATCATAATG AGAATGGGAAAGGCAAAGAGGGTTTGAATGATAGAAAGTGTGGCAACCCGAAATCCAGTGCAGCTCGTAGTTTTACATTTCGTGAGCTTGCGGCGGCCACAAAAGGTTTTAAGGAGGTGAATCTAATTGGGGAAGGGGGTTTTGGAAGGGTTTACAAGGGCAAACTTGAAGCCAATCAG GTTGTTGCAATTAAGCAACTTAATCATGATGGCCTCCAGGGGTTTCAGGAATTCATTGTGGAGGTTCTCATGTTAAGCTTGTTACACCATTCTAATCTGGTCACCTTGATTGGCTATTGTACCGATGGAGATCAAAGACTTTTGGTTTATGAGTACATGTCAATGGGTAGCTTGGAAGATCATCTCTTTG ATATGGACCCTGGCAAAGACCCTCTGAGTTGGAATACTCGAATAAAGATTGCTGTTGGTGCAGCTCGGGGCCTTGAGTATCTCCACAACAAAGCAAGTCCCCCTGTTATCTACCGTGACTTGAAATCTGCAAATATTTTGCTGGACAATGACTACAATCCAAAACTGTCAGACTTTGGGCTTGCCAAACTTGGACCTGTTGGTGATCATACTCATGTTTCAACTAGAGTAATGGGAACTTATGGTTATTGTGCACCAGAGTATGCCATGAGTGGCAAATTGACCCTTAAATCAGATATCTATAGCTTTGGTGTGGTTCTTTTGGAGTTGATCACCGGCCGGAGGGCAATAGACGCCACTAAGAAGCCAGGAGAGCAGAACCTTGTTACTTGG TCTCGTCAATTTTTAAAGGACCGAAGGAAATTTGTTCAACTAGTAGATCCTTTGTTGCAAGGGCGCTTCCCTCTTCGTTGTTTGCATCATGCAGTTGCTATTACTGCCATGTGTATTCAGGAGCAGCCAACTTTCCGCCCTCTTATTGGTGATATTGTCGTGGCTCTCGAGTACTTGGCTGCTCAGAGCAACACCTCTGAACTCCATAATGGCCGGGTCCGCAGTCCCACAGTTCAATCACCTACAAAACCACAGAGTGATGTCTCTTGGGAATCAGATTGTAGAACAAGTTCAACTTCAGCTTGA
- the LOC115974645 gene encoding probable serine/threonine-protein kinase PBL21 isoform X2, with amino-acid sequence MSCFSCINPRRKGVRRVETENAPRSTSGHSADSSENGKGKEGLNDRKCGNPKSSAARSFTFRELAAATKGFKEVNLIGEGGFGRVYKGKLEANQVVAIKQLNHDGLQGFQEFIVEVLMLSLLHHSNLVTLIGYCTDGDQRLLVYEYMSMGSLEDHLFDMDPGKDPLSWNTRIKIAVGAARGLEYLHNKASPPVIYRDLKSANILLDNDYNPKLSDFGLAKLGPVGDHTHVSTRVMGTYGYCAPEYAMSGKLTLKSDIYSFGVVLLELITGRRAIDATKKPGEQNLVTWSRQFLKDRRKFVQLVDPLLQGRFPLRCLHHAVAITAMCIQEQPTFRPLIGDIVVALEYLAAQSNTSELHNGRVRSPTVQSPTKPQSDVSWESDCRTSSTSA; translated from the exons ATGAGTTGCTTTTCTTGCATTAACCCACGAAGGAAAGGTGTGCGCAGGGTCGAAACTGAGAATGCCCCACGATCTACTTCTGGTCATTCTGCTGATTCCTCAG AGAATGGGAAAGGCAAAGAGGGTTTGAATGATAGAAAGTGTGGCAACCCGAAATCCAGTGCAGCTCGTAGTTTTACATTTCGTGAGCTTGCGGCGGCCACAAAAGGTTTTAAGGAGGTGAATCTAATTGGGGAAGGGGGTTTTGGAAGGGTTTACAAGGGCAAACTTGAAGCCAATCAG GTTGTTGCAATTAAGCAACTTAATCATGATGGCCTCCAGGGGTTTCAGGAATTCATTGTGGAGGTTCTCATGTTAAGCTTGTTACACCATTCTAATCTGGTCACCTTGATTGGCTATTGTACCGATGGAGATCAAAGACTTTTGGTTTATGAGTACATGTCAATGGGTAGCTTGGAAGATCATCTCTTTG ATATGGACCCTGGCAAAGACCCTCTGAGTTGGAATACTCGAATAAAGATTGCTGTTGGTGCAGCTCGGGGCCTTGAGTATCTCCACAACAAAGCAAGTCCCCCTGTTATCTACCGTGACTTGAAATCTGCAAATATTTTGCTGGACAATGACTACAATCCAAAACTGTCAGACTTTGGGCTTGCCAAACTTGGACCTGTTGGTGATCATACTCATGTTTCAACTAGAGTAATGGGAACTTATGGTTATTGTGCACCAGAGTATGCCATGAGTGGCAAATTGACCCTTAAATCAGATATCTATAGCTTTGGTGTGGTTCTTTTGGAGTTGATCACCGGCCGGAGGGCAATAGACGCCACTAAGAAGCCAGGAGAGCAGAACCTTGTTACTTGG TCTCGTCAATTTTTAAAGGACCGAAGGAAATTTGTTCAACTAGTAGATCCTTTGTTGCAAGGGCGCTTCCCTCTTCGTTGTTTGCATCATGCAGTTGCTATTACTGCCATGTGTATTCAGGAGCAGCCAACTTTCCGCCCTCTTATTGGTGATATTGTCGTGGCTCTCGAGTACTTGGCTGCTCAGAGCAACACCTCTGAACTCCATAATGGCCGGGTCCGCAGTCCCACAGTTCAATCACCTACAAAACCACAGAGTGATGTCTCTTGGGAATCAGATTGTAGAACAAGTTCAACTTCAGCTTGA